In Zingiber officinale cultivar Zhangliang chromosome 8B, Zo_v1.1, whole genome shotgun sequence, a single genomic region encodes these proteins:
- the LOC122017284 gene encoding uncharacterized protein LOC122017284 produces MVKKMRSRSTTAVAILLLFSSLQFAAAAISDANATIHTFSSSLFLSESMKLESQGDGGSIDWMKTSLLFAKQNQTKEGIPSVGPITLKLETEEEKVKALGTEINLAFLPTYHTLLYLF; encoded by the exons ATGGTTAAGAAGATGCGATCGCGCAGCACCACCGCCGTCGCAATCTTGCTGCTGTTCTCGTCTCTTCAATTCGCCGCCGCCGCCATTTCCGACG CAAACGCTACGATACACACTTTTTCATCATCCTTGTTCCTGTCTGAAAGCATGAAGTTGGAGAGCCAGGGAGACGGCGGTTCTATTGACTGGATGAAGACCTCGCTCCTTTTTGCAAAACAAAATCAAACCAAGGAAGGGATCCCTAGCGTTGGCCCTAtaacgctcaagttagaaacagAAGAAGAGAAAGTGAAAGCACTAGGAACCGAGATCAATCTTGCCTTTCTTCCTACCTATCATACTCTTTTATACCTATTTTAG